Sequence from the Bremerella volcania genome:
TGAAGAGGCCTTGCGTTCCCGCTCAGCAGGAATCGTGTGGGCACAGATCGACCATCTTTCAGTAACTGCGGCGAGACGCTTGCGACTGGCAGTGGAAGACTCGGAAAGCGTCTGTTTTCTTATTCGCCCCCACCAAGCTTTGCAGCAGCCATCCTGGGCGGAAGTGCGTCTGGTGGTTGAGCCTCAACCTTCACATAGCGAGTCTCCCCGATACCGAGTTTCGGTTGCCTACAGCCAAGGAAGAACCCTTCGTTCGACGACGGACATTCAGATTGACCGACACCGAGGAACGATCGATGAGTTCTCACACCCGGCCACAAAGGGTTCTCTGCTGCTGGTTTCCTGACTGGTCCGTTCAACGACTCATTGCGAGTCAACCAGAACTGAGACGATCCATGGTGGTTCTCACTGAGTCTACAAAACGTGGTGACTTCGTTTATCAATGCAATGATCTGGCGAAACGACGTGGAGTGCGACCTGGCATGCCTGCCTCGGAAGCAGAGACTTTTGCCAAAACCCACGACTCTCTGAAGATAAGGCAAGCAAGTCTCGATCAGGACAAGACAGCCCTGGTTGAAGTGGCTTTACGCTGTGAGCCCTACAGCTTTTGCATCGGCCTGGAAGAAACGGATCGTCCCGAATGTCTGTTGATGGATGTGACCGGCATCGCCCACTTCTTCTCGGGTGAACACGCACTGCTGGAACAATTGCAACAGGAACTTTCCTCTCAAGGATTCGAGACCAGGTTAGCGATCGCCAACACAGTGGGCATGGCATGGGCGGTAGCCCATTGCCTGGAAACAAGCCAGAGGATGATTGTCCCTGCCACGGATCGTGCGTTTAAAGATAAGTTGTCAATAGGAGCTTTGCGTCTTCCCGAGACGGTCTTGGCTAAGCTGGGCCGGCTGGGGATTTACACGATCGGTCAACTGCAGAAATTAGACCGCTGCTCACTATGGTCCCGATTCGGCGAGGAACTGCTGCGGCGAATGGATCAGTTAGCTGGCGAGCGTCCGGAATCCATCACTTCTTGTCGACCTGTACCACGGTTTATCGCCTCACGACGACTGGAGTATGGACTTACCCAGCCCGAAACCATCGAGCAGCTTTGGCTCTCACTGCTCGAACGATTGGTGAGCTTACTGTCCCCGATGCGGCTGGGCACGCGGCATCTGCGTTGCCATTTTGTCATGGATAATCGAAGCGAACACGAGATCAATATTCGGCTTTGTGGTACTACGGCCGACGTTCGCCGGCTGGCCAACCTGCTGCGTTTACAGTTGGAACGACAGCACTGGAACGCCCCCTTGGTTGGAATTCGGCTGGAAGCCCTAGAGGTCGCTCCCCTGGATCGTACCCAACGGGAAATGCTTGAGGGAGCATCTCATGATCAGGCATGCCGCTTTTCTCAACTATTAGATCGGCTTAGCAGTCGGCTCGGTAATGAAGCTGTGACACGGCCTGCCGGTCAGCCCAATCCCATACCGGAGTTGTCGGTCCGATTGGTCCCTGTAACCGAGGTATTCTCCGCCAAAACCGTAGAACAGGATGCATTGCTCCCCTTGGACCGCCCAACGGCCCTGTTCCCCTGTCCCCGTCCCATCGAAGTGATTGCGGTAATCCCTGATGGACCACCCACTGCGCTATTTTGGAAATCAGATCGCTTGGAGATTGCCCAATGCTGGGGACCGGAGCGAATCGAATTCGGCTGGTGGCTGGGACCGTTCGTGCGTCGCGACTATTACCGCGTAGAAACGACCAAAGGGAAACGGCTGTGGGTGTTTCGACGCTTGCAAGACGACCGCTGGTTCTGGCATGGGGAATGGTTCTGATGCGTTACGCCGAACTCCATTGCCTGAGCAATTTTTCCTTTCTGGAAGCAGCTTCCCATCCGGAAGAATTAGTTGCCCGCGCGGCTGAGTTGGGCTATTCCGCCCTGGCCATCACCGACCGCAACACACTTGCCGGAGTCGTGCGGGCTCACACTGCCGCGAAAGACCACAACTTCAAGGTCATCATCGGTTCCGAGATCGTACCGATCGACGGCCCACCGGTGGTTCTCTGGGCTACCAATCGAGAGGGTTACGCCAATCTCTGCCGGCTGATTACGCTAGGACGGCGGCTGGCTCCCAAAGGAGAATGTCATCTTACCGTCGAAGATATCGCAGCCCACACTCCAGGGGTTTTAGCAGGCATCGTTCCTCCAAAGCATTCCGAGGAACTGCCCCTGGAAGACTTGCATCGCTATCGCGACACCTTCGGCGATGCCGCTTACCTATTGGCAGAACTACACCACGGCCCGCACGACCGAGATCGTCTCGATTGGCTGGGAATGTGTTCTCGCAAGTCCACTCTCCCTTTGGTCGCAGCTGGGAACGTGCTGTTCCACATCCCAGAGCGAAAACCGCTGCATGATGTTTTGACTGCCATCCGGCTGCGTTCTTCAGTCGCCCAGGTAGAAGCACACCTACAACCCAATGGTGATCGACATCTACGACCAAAGGACCGACTGCAGGCGATCTTCGCCGCAATCCCCGAGGCCCTTCGTCGCACGCAGGAAATTGCCGATCGCTGTACGTTTCGGTTGGATGAGCTTCGCTACGAGTACCCGGAAGAACTAGCGCCGGCGGGGATGACACCCATGCAGTACCTTCGACAACTCACCTGGGAGGGAGCGGCCAAACGCTTTCCCGAAGGCATTTCTGGGAAGGTTCAACAGTTATTGGAGCATGAACTGCAACTAATCGAAGACCTGCAATATGAGCCTTATTTCCTCACGGTGTGGGATCTGATGCGATTTGCCCGCTCGAAAGAGATCTTATGCCAGGGACGGGGATCGGCCGCCAACTCAGCCGTCTGCTACTGTCTGGGAATTACCTCGGTCAATCCGGCGCGTATCGATGTCTTGTTTGAGCGGTTCATCAGTCGGGAACGAGACGAGGCCCCGGATATTGATGTCGATTTCGAGCACGAACGCAGGGAAGAAGTGCTGCAGTACATCTACGAAAAGTACGGGCGAGACCGAGCTGGCATCGCCGCGGTAACCATCACCTATCGCCCTCGTTCCGCTATTCGCGACGTGGGCAAGGCGATAGGACTATCGCTCGACATGGTTGATCGCCTGGCCAAAAACGCCGATCATTATCGAGCCACCACCGACTTCGCAGTGCGATGCGGTGAAATGGGGCTGGATGCGAAATCCGATCTAGGCCGGAAGTTTCTTTTCCTGGTCCGAGAACTCATCGGATTCCCCCGGCATTTGTCGCAACACACAGGCGGCATGGTAATCACTCGAGGTCCGCTGCATGACCTGGTTCCTATCGAAAACGCAACCATGCCGGGACGTACCGTGGTTCAGTGGAACAAGGACGATCTCGACGACCTGGGCATTCTCAAGGTCGATTGCCTGGCACTGGGCATGCTGACCGCGATTCGCAAAATGTTTCAGATGGTCGAAGCCAACACCGGCCAAAAGCATACCCTGGCCAGCATCCCCGAAGGAGATCCCAAGGTTTACGGCATGATCTGTCAGGCAGACACGATTGGCATCTTTCAGATCGAAAGCCGTGCCCAGATGAGCATGCTGCCCCGTTTGAAACCACGATGCTATTACGACCTGGTCATCGAAGTGGCGATCGTTCGGCCCGGGCCAATCCAAGGGGACATGGTTCACCCGTACTTGCGCCGGCGGTTTGGCGAAGAAGAGGCGACCTATCCCAACGAGGCAATTCGCGAAGTACTGAAGAAGACGCTTGGTGTACCCCTCTTTCAAGAGCAATGCATGCAGTTGGCGATCGTCGCCGCAGGGTTCACCCCCGGCGAAGCCGATCAGCTTCGAAGGGCCATGGGAGCCTGGCGACGTCCGGGGATCATCGACCAGTTCCGTGCCAAGCTGTTAGACGGCATGCAGAAGCACGGACTGGAAGGGGAATTTGCCGAGAGAGTCTTTCAGCAGATCCGCGGGTTTGGAGAGTATGGCTTTCCGGAAAGTCATGCAGCAAGTTTCGCTCTCCTGGTTTACGTTTCTGCCTGGCTCAAGCATTACTATCCGGCCGAGTTCGCCGCAGCGATCATCAACAGTCAGCCGATGGGGTTCTATGCTCCGTCTCAACTTATCAGCGATGCACGGAAGCATGGCGTCTCGATTTGGCCGATCGATGTCAATCGTAGCGAGTGGGACTGTACGATCGAGAACCAAGGGATTCGACTGGGACTTCGCCTGGTGGGAGGTTTCCAGCAGCAAGTCGCGGAGAAGATCTCGCAAATGCGAAGGGAAGCCCCATTTAGCTCCATGACGGACTTTGTTCGGCGAACCAGGCTTCCCCAGGCACAAATTGAAATCCTGGCCGATGCGGATGCGTTAGCGAGTTTACAGGGATCTCGCCGAGACGCCCTGTGGAATGCTCTTTCTCTTGACCGAAAACCGCGACAACAATGGTTGTTCGATCAAGTCGACGATCCGACCGAACCACTCGCCCCCTTGCCGGTGATGTCCCAGGAGGAAGAAGTCTACGCCGACTACCGGACAACCGGACTTTCACTAAGGTCACATCCGATCGCCTTCCAGAGGAAACGTTTGAACCGCCTACGAGTCACGCCCGCTGGGGAACTACCCAATATTCCGAATGAGTCCTCAGTCAAAGTCGCTGGCATTGTCCTCTTGCGTCAACGCCCAGGCACAGCCAAGGGGATCACCTTCGTGACGCTGGAAGACGAAACCGGCACGATGAACCTGGTCTTACACCAAAAGACTTGGGAGCGGTTTCGGAAAATAACGCGGCATAGCCAAGCGTGGATCGCCCATGGAAAACTGGAAGCTAAGGATACCGTAATTCACGTGATCGTGCGGCGGCTGGAAGATTTGAGTTCGCGCTTACACTCGCTTCAAACTAAATCACGGGACTTTCGTTAAATGGAAACGCAAAGCGCGAACTGTCCCAAATATATAGGTGCCACCTAGAACACGGATCCAGCATTTCCAATTAAGCACGAGTTCGCGTCAGCCTCACTCAACCGAGCCCAACGGCCTATTAACCCAGCCGTAGTGTCTCAACAAAATTGGTGAGACAAACGCCAAGTTAAGCCATAGTTGACTCTTGGTAAGATCGGCCGAGTTATGTCTCCCTGAGTCGGAGACAACCACACTTAGAAACCCCGTCCTCGCAACTCGTGGCGTGTTCATGGGATAAAACGACGCACTTCGAGCCCTGCCTCAGCCAAGGCACAAAAAAACCCTAGTTGAGCTTTATTCGCTAAACCAGGGTTTAAGTGGAGTGAGACTGACGGTGTTCGGAATAAATGGGAGTCAAAATCAGTGACTCCCTGATAGAGATATGAGTCTGGCCGGGATTCTGAAGCACCATTCGTGGGCTGCTTCAGTGCATCTTGCAAAGACTATTTGCATCTTGGCCTGCGATGAAGGTGCGCGCCAATCATGGATTTGATGTGATTCTGGTTCGTTGGCTCAATCTATTCGGATGAAATTGTTCTTTTCGTTGGCATTCGGAATCGTGTTTCGTCGCTATTTCGCTCGGAAATTGCCGCTGTTTTCTGTTGGCATCGTTTTTGTACAGAGCGGACAATACGCACCTTAGATCGCGCAGCAATTTCGGGCATCAGCTTTTCGTCACAGGCTTGTGAGGCCGCCTAGCCCCCTGCTCTTTTAGCCTGACACCGTGCAACAGAACTAGTTTACGACGATTCGCAAAACGTTGCAGATCGCCTTATTCACTCGCAATAATTTTTGGGAATTGCGCGTATTCGAGGTGCAAAATGTGTAGACATATGTAGCTGAACTCACGCACATCTGGTCATTGAGCAGCTAACATTAGGCTCTTCCACTTCGCCATATTTCTCGGTACACGTCAGTGAATATGGGCTGTTGGGTCGGAATCACCTACCAGGGCGATGAGGTAAAATAGACCAACGCCCAGGATCAATAAGGCACGAATATGGGCCCACGGCAGGAGTTTCGCTTGCGTAGAGAACTTCGCCAGTCTTGCTCCGAATAACTGCAAACAAATGCCAACGCTGGTAAGTGACGTTGCGATACCGGCGGCGAAGAGGGCAATGATTATGTAAGCTTCCCAGGGCTGTCCGGTCGAGAGACCGGTAAAGTAGGCGACCAAGGCGGATGGACAAGGAAATAGTCCTACGGCAATTCCCAGGAGAGCTGTTGTCGAGAAACTACTCTTGCGTTGCCGCTCCATCGCATCCTGTTTTGGCGCAGTCGCTCCCAGAGCTTCGAGGGTTACCAAATTCGTATGTTCGCAGCAGGAGTCATCCGAGTGGTGATGGCAGCAAGCCGTTTTCTTTCCCGACATTGCCTTCCACAGCATCCAGGCACCTACGCAAAGAACCAGGCCAGCGCTGATCCACTGGAGCAAGTCGGACACGAAATGCTCGTGGTGGTGGTCGCCAGACACGACGTGGTGGGTTAAGTGAACCGCAAAGGCAATCGCAAACAGGGAAAGCGAATGGGATAGCGCGGTGCTCAATCCCATGACGACCGGGTGCCAGAGACTCCGCTTTTCTCCGGCCAGGTATACCAGCATGGCCGTCTTTCCGTGGCCAGGTTCCAGGGCGTGGATCGCTCCCAGTAGAAAAGCAAATCCGAGGGTCAATTCGTGCGTGTGGTTATGCATCGTTTTATCCTGGTCGAGAATGCACGGGGCAGTAAGCTACATACAATTCAGGATGAAATTGGTTGGCTGACGGGCTGCCATTTCCACCGTAGGATTGCAGCGCTGTTTATGATCACAAATGCTTCACCGACATTCTGGAGGATCGCACCGGCGATTGGGGTAATCGTTCCAGCCGAGGCCATCCCAAGCATCAAAAGCGTTAGTCCCGCACCGATGAGTACGTTCCGGTGGATCGTTGCTTTGGTCTTGGCGGCCAGTACCATCGCCATGGGGAGCCGATCCAGTTGATGGGTCATCAGGACGATATCCGCGCTGCGCATCGTGATGTCTGCCCCCCCGACACCCATCGCCACGCCGACATTTCCTGCTGCAAGTGCTGGGGCATCGTTGATGCCGTCTCCCACAACCATGACGTTGTAGCCAGCCTTCTTTTCCAACTCGACGACTTGCAGTTTCTCAGAAGGGAGCACCTCGGACACAATCTCGTCGACACCGACCTCCTGGCCGATATGAAGAGCAACCGCGGAGCGATCCCCCGTCAGGAGAACGGTACGTTCAACCCGCAAGTCTCGCAGCAATCGGATTACCTGCGACGAGTCGGCACGGGCATGATCCAAAAGACAGATACATCCAAGCGGTCGTTTGGCCAGACCACAGATCTCGGCGGCCCAGACCATCGGGCCAGAGTGGTCGACCGACTCCGTCTCGACTCCTTCCTGATTGAGCCAGCTTTCACGCCCTAAGAGGATGACTCGTCCGTCTGGGTAGTGAATCCGAATGCCAAGTCCTGGGACTTCTTCAACGTCTTCAACTTCTACGAAAGACAGATTTTGCAGCTTGCCATATCGGGTAATGGCTTTAGAAACAGGATGCTGGTTGACAGAGACGCCAGGCAGAACCGCCTGGATAATCTCTTTCTCTTCGCCGGAACATGGTACTACGCGACAAACATCCAACTGCCCGGTGGTGACGGTTCCCGTCTTATCGAAAACAACACTATTGACCTCGCTGAGGGCCTCGAGGAATCGAGCATTCTTCACGAGAATGCCATGCCGCGAGGCAACGGCCAGAGAAGCGACCATCGCTGCGGGACCTGCGATGAGAAACGGACCGGGGCAACCCACCACCAGCACGGTAATCGCACGAGTCACATCGTGCGTCAGAAAGAGAGTGATCCCAGCGATCATCAGGACCGCCAAGACAAAGTACTTGGCATACTGTTCGACCAAGCGAAGTACACGCGTTTTGGACCGTTCTGCTTCTTGAAATAGCTCCAGAACCTTGGCGAGCGTCGTGTCGTCGCCCGCCGACGTGACTCGCGCTCGGATCAATCCGTTCAAGTTCATAGAACCAGCGAATACTTTCGAGCCAGGGCAAACTTCTTCCGGAGTCGATTCGCCCGTAATCGAAGACTGGTCAATCGCCGCATGTCCGTGTAAAACGACCGCATCGGCCGGAATGCTTTCACCAGGAGCAATGACAATCGTATCGCCGACCCTCAATTCCGATGCCGCGATTGATCGTTCTGTGCCGTCTTCGGTCAACCTGCGGGCAAGGTTCGACTGCAACGCTTGAAGACCAGCAATCGCCGAATTGGCACCGAGGATGCTGCGTTCTTCCAGGAAGAACGCCACGCTCAATATCACCGGAACAATAACCGCCGTGGCAAAATCACCAATCGCGAATGCGGCAAGCGCCGCGATGCTTACCAACTGGGCGCTGTAATATTCCGGGGATTCGCGAAACAATCCCCACAACGCTTCCCATAGGATAGGAGCAAGTACCAGGAGTGCTGCCGCTGCCTGAAATGCGGCCCCCAGAGATAGCTGCTCGGCGGGCATTAGACGCTCAATCAAAATTCCAACCACAAGCAGCGATGCCGCGACCAAGGCCGTGCTGAAGCGAATGCTCATTCGCCACTTTTCGTAGGCCGTGAGGCCGGCGTCAAGGTCGGTCTGGATTCTTTTCGCTACCGATACCGAACTCATGGGCTTTGCTCCTTGGTTTGGTCGCTAACAACAGCCGGCGACTTCTCGGTAGAACTCTTCGGAGAGATGACGATCCGCGCCCCAGGGGCGACAAACCTAAGGCGTCCCACCGACTGCATGATCTGTTCCATCGCTTCCAGATAGAGCCGCGACCAGACCAAGTCAGGATTCGCAAGGTACTGGGCGTAAACTTTGTCGAAGAGAGTGACTTCCTCGTCTGCTTTGGTCGTCACGTCGGTTTGGAAGCGAGTTGCTTCGTTAACCAGCGTGTAGCGATCGGCCTCGGCTTGGGGAATCGTTCGGGCGGCAAAACCCTCGGCCTCACGTTTTCGGGTTTCGATATGAATCTGTTCACTCTGAACGTTCTCGAATGCTTCAGCCAGTTGCGGCGTGGGAATGATTTCACGGAACTCTATTGCACTGACCTCGATGCCAAGGCCAAGTTGATCAAGTCGCCTCTGAAGACGCTCGCGAACCGATATCGGCAAACGCTCGACTTCTTCCGCATTGGAAGAACGTTGCAGACGCAGAGTATCCATCGCATTCCAACCAGCGATCGTCTGGACGATCGAAGCTGCAGCCGCTTCCTTGAGAACCCGTTCCGGCTGATCGGCTTGAAAGTGAAAGGCGACCGGATCGGAGATCCGATACTTCACACGAACGTTGGTCTGCAGAATGTGCTGGTCGCCACAGAGCACGTAACCATCCCGAATGGGATCGAGTGCGGTTGTACTGCCACCCACAGAACTTAGTTTCAGTCGATCAATCGAGACTTCCCGCTCTTCTTTGACAGGAACGCGAATGACCTCATCGATAGGATAGGGCAACGCCAACAAGATGCCCGGTGGCTGGACTTGCTCTCCGGGCGTGTTGCCAACCAGCTTGCCAAAGCGAGTCAACAAGGCAACTTCGTTGGGTTGAACCATGGTGATGCCAGAGCACCAAAACAAAATCATCAACAAGACAGCCAAAAACCCGATGATCCGCATGCCGGCACCGACGCCCACGCCGATCTGCTCGGAACGTCGGGCACGATTCTCTCTCGGCGGAGGTGGTGGCGAGAAGGTACGCTGATCGCTCATGGCTGCTTCTCCGCGGTTGCCTGGGTATTGCCGGGAGGAAACTGGGCCGTACGATCTTCGGACGTTGTTGGTAGCGAGGACGGAGAGGCCTTTTGGGGAACCGGAGGCGGATCCGTGAGCAGATCCATGAACCCTTCGTTGGTTCGCAGGATAATTGTCGCGTCACTCCCAAGACTTCGCTTGAGTGCCTCCAGCGAACGCCAATACCGGTAGAACTCGGGATCTCGCAGGTGGGCTTGTGCATAGATCTCCGACACCTTTTGTTCGGCGTCGGCACGGATGCGACCTGCTTCCAAACGTCCGTCTCGCAGAATCTCTTCGCTCCGCACGACGGCATCGTCGCGAATCGCGTTGGCATCTTTCTCGCCCAGGGCTCGCAACTGCTTCGCTGCAGCTTCCCGTTCGGCCTTCATTTGGGCAAGGACGGCCGAGACATTGGAAGACTCGTAGGCAATTCGATTGATCCCGATCTGAAGGATCTGAATTCCAAACTTTTCGCGTGCATCTTGCTGCACGTCTTGCAGAAGCTGCTGTTCGATGCGCTGGGTCTGCAGTTGAGCTACGTCGGTTGAAACCAACGCGGACAGATCGTAGCCTCCCATCCGCGTATTCTTAGCGGCCGTTACCATGCCATCGATCTTGGCAGACACGGCTTCGACGCTTCCGGCGGATTGAAGAAATAGCAATGGGTCGGCTACGTTCCACACCACAAAGGTCGAGAGGACCACGTTGCGACGATCGTGCGTTAGCGTTGCCGTGTAGGGCGTGTTGAAGACATGTTGCCGCAAGTCGACAACGCGGGCATCCTCGACAGGCCACGGAAGTTTGAAATAGGCCCCGGGTTCCATCAGTTGGCGAGTTGGCTTGCCAAAGCGAGTGACGACCACGGATGTCCCTTCCGATACCTGAACGTAGCAGGGATAGGCCACCAGCAGGATAAAGATCGAAATACCCAGACCAATCCTTACGACTTTCGTCCAGAGAGGTGCTGCCTGATTCGATTGCTGTTCGGTTACGTTTTCCATGAGATATCTTGTACCGGCCAACTAGGGTGACGGTGATGCGAGTGGTGGTATGACGGAAGGAGTTAACGAGGCATTGGGCTCCGTTACGAGTACATCCTGAAGCTGCGAGTCAATCACGTAGACTTGCCGGCCAGGAAGGGTTTTTTCGTAGGTGTCGAACCAAAGCCGCGTTCGATAGGTTTCCGGTGCCGCGCGATAGGCTTTGCTGGCCTCAGCAAAGTGGGATGCTTCTTGGCCTGCCAGCCCAACACGCTTGGCGGCAGCCTGCTTAGCGGACGCGACCAGTGCGGCGGATTCCTTTTCCGCACCCAGGAGCTTGGCTTGAGCGTCGCCGCGTGCTTGAATCACACGTCGCTGGGCATCGCTCTCGGCATTGCTGACATCCAAATAGGCATCGGCTGCCTCGACAGGCGGATGCAAACTTAGCAAGCTGACATCCACGATCTCGATCCCCAGTTGCATGTCCCGAGACTTCTCGGTCACCTTGCTGGCAATTCGCTGGGCAAATGCCTGGCGATCTTCGGTCAGCACCTGGTCAAGAGTCGCATTTTCCGTTTCTTCACGCAGTACCTGGTAGGCAACCGCCTCGAGCGCCTGGGCAGGTTCCGCATGGCGAACGAGATAGTTTTTGAGTTGCTCGACGCTCCTGCCAACCTGGTAATAGATCTGAGCATTCACGGCAACCAACTCCGATTGGGTTCCCAATACCAAGGCGAACTCGTTGGCATGGGGTTCGGTCCAAAGCATCGAACGTGGCTCGACAGCGACGACGGCCCTTTCATCTACCGGCTGCGAGAACCCAATTTGAAGCGTACGGATCTCGCCAACCGATACACGCCGCACACGCCCAAATGGCCAAGGATACTTGGTGTGCAAACCAGGCTGAAGCGGGTCCGACTGGACTTGTCCCAATACTTCCGAGAGTGCCAACTGGTCAGGCTGTACGATCACAAGCGAAGTCGACAACCAGAATACGAGTATCGACACGAGCAAAGCTACCGGCGTTGCCCGGCGGAAGAATCGAATCGACCAGGAAGAGCGAAGACTCAATCCGAAACGCCGCTCAGCAATGTGAAACAGCGTGTCGAGAGGATTCAACGAGGACAGCAACACTTCACGAAAGAGCGAGTCGAGGGGGTCAGGCAACTCTCCACGATCAGCACCGCTAACGCGTTCCAATTGGAACCAGGCAATCAACAATCGCAGTACGCTCTCGCCGATTACGATGGCCAGATAGACGTGAACAATGACGGCAAGCCACTGGGGAATACTCGCCAGCACGGACGATGCCAGCTGAGCCGCCGCAGCGAGGAACCACCCCACACGAGCTTCGTGGAGTGTTAGCCTGATCGTGTCTAGATCGCTGGATGGTTCCTCGGAAATCCCCTGAGTCATCTTCCCCAAGGCAGTCCACAAGCTTGCCATGAGCACAGCGAGAATCGCCGAGGTCGCGATCTCTTGCGGAGACAGTGTACGAGCGACTTCGACACGCCCCACCAGCAACGACATGATCACGCCAATCAGCAGTACGAACAAAGGTCCCGCCGTAAATATCGTATGCAGCGACCACGCTTCAATTGGTTGGGTTTGTCCCGACGGAATGGATGCTCGGATGTCGATCGACCGACGAGTCGACCACAACAGAACGACCGTCAACAGCAGTTGAATCCCCAAACCGCGAAACAGTGCCGACTCACTGTAGAACGCATAGCCGAAGGTCAGCGCGGCACTTACGCCAACCATCCACAAAAGCTGCCCGATCCAGGCACGAACTTCAGGGGAAGGTGGAACGTATGAGTCTTGCTCAGAAACACTACTCATGTCTTGTCTCCTAAGCAGGCAACTCGGCACGATTGAAATTGATCGATCAATTCGGCTCCTCGTTCTTTCACCTCAGCATCCGTCAATTCGGCTTGAGCGAACTGTTGACGCGTCTTCCAAAGCAGCTCTCGAAGGGCCCGGATTTCTGACGCCTGTTGACTATTGGGAACGCTCATCCTCAGAACCCACCCA
This genomic interval carries:
- the hflC gene encoding protease modulator HflC; this encodes MENVTEQQSNQAAPLWTKVVRIGLGISIFILLVAYPCYVQVSEGTSVVVTRFGKPTRQLMEPGAYFKLPWPVEDARVVDLRQHVFNTPYTATLTHDRRNVVLSTFVVWNVADPLLFLQSAGSVEAVSAKIDGMVTAAKNTRMGGYDLSALVSTDVAQLQTQRIEQQLLQDVQQDAREKFGIQILQIGINRIAYESSNVSAVLAQMKAEREAAAKQLRALGEKDANAIRDDAVVRSEEILRDGRLEAGRIRADAEQKVSEIYAQAHLRDPEFYRYWRSLEALKRSLGSDATIILRTNEGFMDLLTDPPPVPQKASPSSLPTTSEDRTAQFPPGNTQATAEKQP
- the hflK gene encoding protease modulator HflK; this translates as MSSVSEQDSYVPPSPEVRAWIGQLLWMVGVSAALTFGYAFYSESALFRGLGIQLLLTVVLLWSTRRSIDIRASIPSGQTQPIEAWSLHTIFTAGPLFVLLIGVIMSLLVGRVEVARTLSPQEIATSAILAVLMASLWTALGKMTQGISEEPSSDLDTIRLTLHEARVGWFLAAAAQLASSVLASIPQWLAVIVHVYLAIVIGESVLRLLIAWFQLERVSGADRGELPDPLDSLFREVLLSSLNPLDTLFHIAERRFGLSLRSSWSIRFFRRATPVALLVSILVFWLSTSLVIVQPDQLALSEVLGQVQSDPLQPGLHTKYPWPFGRVRRVSVGEIRTLQIGFSQPVDERAVVAVEPRSMLWTEPHANEFALVLGTQSELVAVNAQIYYQVGRSVEQLKNYLVRHAEPAQALEAVAYQVLREETENATLDQVLTEDRQAFAQRIASKVTEKSRDMQLGIEIVDVSLLSLHPPVEAADAYLDVSNAESDAQRRVIQARGDAQAKLLGAEKESAALVASAKQAAAKRVGLAGQEASHFAEASKAYRAAPETYRTRLWFDTYEKTLPGRQVYVIDSQLQDVLVTEPNASLTPSVIPPLASPSP